In Bacteroidota bacterium, a single window of DNA contains:
- a CDS encoding cytochrome c3 family protein, producing the protein MGQLFPKSANSIARASIMASGGLAVIAVYAVFIGIPRSSYWNQSDVVKTQPVQFSHKHHVGDDGIDCRYCHTSVESSNFAGLPPTKTCMNCHTQLWATTTYLEPVRASWKSGIPIKWTRIHDLPDYVYFNHSIHINKGVGCATCHGRVDQMPLVRQVASLQMEWCIKCHRAPEQFLRPRSQVFNMAYEPPSNQQALGLKLKKEYNVLGSDVLTSCSTCHR; encoded by the coding sequence ATGGGGCAATTATTCCCGAAAAGTGCTAATTCGATCGCCCGAGCGTCCATTATGGCCTCGGGTGGGCTTGCTGTGATCGCCGTTTACGCGGTATTCATCGGCATTCCGCGATCTTCTTACTGGAATCAATCGGACGTCGTCAAGACGCAGCCTGTTCAATTCAGCCATAAGCATCACGTCGGTGACGATGGGATCGACTGCCGCTACTGCCATACATCGGTGGAGAGTTCGAATTTCGCAGGGTTGCCGCCGACCAAAACTTGCATGAATTGCCATACGCAGCTTTGGGCCACGACGACGTATCTCGAGCCCGTCCGTGCAAGCTGGAAGTCAGGAATCCCGATAAAGTGGACCCGCATTCACGATCTTCCGGATTATGTCTACTTCAACCATTCGATCCACATTAACAAAGGCGTCGGCTGTGCAACGTGCCATGGCCGCGTGGATCAAATGCCGCTTGTTCGGCAAGTCGCCTCACTCCAGATGGAGTGGTGCATTAAGTGCCATCGTGCGCCGGAGCAGTTTCTGAGACCTCGCAGTCAGGTCTTCAACATGGCCTATGAGCCACCTTCGAATCAACAAGCGCTTGGATTGAAATTGAAAAAGGAGTACAACGTGCTCGGTTCGGACGTATTAACGAGTTGTTCAACCTGCCACAGATGA
- a CDS encoding DUF2007 domain-containing protein, with protein sequence MKNLTLLATYQTEFEAELVRTKLEREGIEAMIEAQDRSNVMPSLDYAGGVHVYVEPEDFDRAKSILEDTTDDLTDEMDTEQA encoded by the coding sequence ATGAAGAATCTCACACTGCTGGCGACCTACCAGACCGAATTCGAAGCGGAACTCGTTCGCACCAAATTAGAACGGGAAGGCATCGAGGCGATGATCGAAGCGCAAGACCGTTCGAATGTTATGCCTTCGCTCGACTATGCCGGAGGAGTGCACGTCTATGTCGAACCCGAAGATTTCGATCGCGCTAAATCGATTCTCGAAGATACGACAGATGATCTGACCGACGAAATGGACACGGAACAAGCATAG